ACTGGGCCAAGTAGCAAATCTCCGGGCCCTCAGAGGGCCCCATCCACTACCAGTACTTCTGCAagtgtttcatgcacaaaatttgATGAAGGTGCCGAGAGccaagatgaggaaaaaacaagcACCTCCCAGGCACCACCGACCACTGATCTTTTGAGCACAACCCCTCTAGACCAGAAGGCAATGTTGTTGGTGCAGTTCCTGCTGCACAAGTACAACATGAAGGAGCCCACAACAAAGCATGACATGCTAAAGTATGTCATCAAAAAGGAGAAGGCGCACTTCCATGAGATCCTCAAGAAGGCCTCTGAGCTCATGGTGCTGGCCTTTGGCATTGTTGTGAAGGAAGTCGATCCAACCAGGCACTACTATGCTCTTATCAACAAATTGAATCGCTCCTGTGATGCAAGGCTGAGTGATGAGGAGCTCATGCCCAAGACTGGCCTCCTGATGACTATCCTGTGTGTGACCTTTATGAAGGGCAACTGTGCCACTGAGGAAGATATCTTGCAGGTGCTTAAGGTAATGGGGATAGATGCCAGAAAGAACCACTATTTCTATGGGGAGCCCAAGAAGCTTATCACCCAAGATTTCATAAAGGAAAGATACCTGGAGCGCCAGCAGGTACTCAACAGCAATCCTGTGTGGTATGAATTTCTGTGGGGTCCCAGAGCCCATGCAGAAACCGGTAAGATGAGAGCCCTTGAGTTTTTGGCCAAGATTCATGATACTGTCCCCAGTTCCTTTCCATCTTTGTAtgaagaagctttgtgagaagaagaagagagagtcCGAGGCAGATTTGCAGCTATGCCTCCTACTAGTGCCCCGGCCAGTGCACGTTACAGGGTCAATTCCAGCAGCTTCACCCTTAGAGAAGTATGAAGCACTTTCCTCACTTTGAAGAGAACACTCAATCTTTTAAGtagtgggaggcccaggcggtGTTAGAGAGACCATAGTACATATCATATCTGTATTCCTGTTCTACATGAGTAACTTGTacacttatcttttgtttttgttgaaagttttcaaatgttatttattttataaaaacgTTAATTAGCTTTAGAATCTAGCTGTATGAATAATATTGGTTACATATTTAATGTTGTTCATGAAACTTTAGAGTtaagaggctttttaaaaaatctgttaaaacaAATTGAGAAATCTTTCATCTTATTTACTGATCTGGAATGAAAAAACATGACATGGAAATAGGCATTTCCttagaaatgtgaaataatcaGCAGTAAAATAGTTGGGattaagaaatagagaaaaaagtaaaaggtgGTAAACTCTTGTATTTCCTTGTTTCTTCTATTCTgttctgtaaaataaaagttatataccCAGATTTGCTTTGCTTATTCAAGAATGTAGAAAGCATTAAAGAGTTAATAAATTTGACCTCTTGTTCACTAGCTTTTTTATTCCTCAAACATTAGTTGAACATCTGCTCTTTGGAAAGCTCAACGGTAATACCAGGGATGGTAAGAAAAAGAAGTCCAAGCCACTGTCCATGAAATTTCAGAGTCAGTAGCGCTATCCTATAAAGAAGACAGTGAGATACCGTGTAAGACATAAAagacaagtgaaaaaaatatatggtgGAGGGGGCTGGAAAAGGGGAGGTCCACAGGAGAGTAGTCAAGTGTAAACACGCTGAGGCAAGGCAATTTGGGACTTTGGAAAACCTTAAGTCCCTCAATGGGAGATAGTTTTAAATTAAGCTGGGTGGCAGATCAGAGGAGGGtatgggagtggtgagaggggcAGGATCCTTGGTGGTGTGTCTCAGAGTTAAGACACAGTCTGGAATGGAGAACTGCCTTTAGCTTTTGGCTTTTAGTTCTCCACCTAGTGCAGGGATGGAAAATGCCCTGTGCTATTGTCCCAGTGCAAAAACTAGGTGTTCTACGTATTTCATCTCCAGCCAGTTTCTGAGAAATAGGGGTGATACCCTCAAGGGAGGTGGGATACCCAGAGGCCATTGTGCTGGCACTTTTTGCCTTGGGTTGGAGAGTCCATTTGAAGGGCATTTTAACTAGGTTAATTTCActataatttgtaaaattaagGGAAGGCTATATTTTGATAGgagttaaatgaatgaaaataggaGTGGTTTGGATCAAAGGGCaagtgagagggagagaaagagttgGATTTTGACACACATTCCAGACACAGAGGTGCATCCAGATGGGGAGGATTCCCCAACATCCAAATTAAACTACCCTGCAAGGAGGAAGACTTACTGAGGCTCTTTCTTTCTTGGGAGAATTTTTGGCTAATTTGGTGTTCTGTGTCCTACAGCACTGCATTTTCATGGACATTTACTTCtcttggattaaaaaacaaaaccaaaaatatcccAGTCGAAGGGGTGATATTACCTAgggtaaaaacaaaatcatagtaATAAATGTCACTTTTTAATGTCTCAATGCACGCCAGTCACTGTACCAGGTGCTTTACATACATCACACACAGTCCAACAGTCCTAGGGGACAGGGCTTATCAAATCCACTTCACCAATGAAGAATTCAATGTTCATAGAATTGGGTAATGTGTCTACTtcccacagctagtaagtgacaggaTGGGACTAGACTCCTGGTCTGCATTCCTCTAGAGCTCACACTGTTCCACTCCTCCCAGCCTGAGGCAGATCTTGGGTCTATTAATCCATTTCTCTTCTCAATACTCCAACATGTCTCTCAGACAATCAAAATAAAGATCCTATGGTGGAAGCACTAAAAGCAGGCCTGAAAAAAGTAAGGTGAGAATGAGACTCAGACACAATCTGGGACTGTCTGTAGGGTTCATTGGCCTGGAGTCCTCCCTCCCTTAGCCCTAGATTCTTCCAGAGCTGACCCTGCTGTGGTCCCTTCACATGAGTCCAGTCCAGCACTTTTTCACATTACTGTACCCTTCCCCTGGGTCTTCCGCAGTGTGCCCTCCTGTCCAGAATGGAACAGACCTGTTGGTCAGCTGCACTGCAGCCTTCTCTGGAGCCCCCACCTGCTCCTAGAGGAACACACAGCCCAGACTCACCTGCCTTCTCCAAGACTTAATTGACATTCCAACTGCCTATAGGTCCTGCCCCTTACTGTGTCCGGAATtcattccttccagtgggttcttggtctcactgacttcgaGAATGAAGTTGcagaccctcacagtgagtgatacagttcttaaagatggtgtgtctggagtttgttccttcagatgttcagatgtgtttggagtttcttccttcaggTGGGgtcatggtctcgctgacttcaagagtgaagccgcagacctttgcagtgagtgttacagctcttaaaggtggtgcctCTGAaattgtttgttcctcctggtgggttcgtggtcttgctgacttcaggagtgaagccacagacctctgcagtgagtgttacaactcATAAAGATAgtacagacccaaagagtgagcagcagcaagatttattgtgaagagtgaaagaacaatgCTCCCACAGCATGGAAGGAGACCCAAGTGGGTTGCCACTGGTGGCTccagtggccagcttttattcccttatgtggccccacccacatcctgatgattggtccattttacagagcactgattggtccattttacagagtgctgattggtccattttcacagagtgctaattggtgcatttacaaacctttagctaggcacagagtgctgattggtgcgtttttacagagtgctgattgatgcatttacaaacctttagctagacacagagcactgattggtgtgtttacaaccCTTTAGCTAGACAgtaaagttctccaagtccccatcccaCTCAGAaacccagctggcttcacctctcattaCCGTGGACCCTCTTGACAGAAGCAGCCCCCTTCTTGTATTATAACTGCCCAGTTAAAACAGTGAAGCTTAGACACTTCTTCATCTCTCTACATGCATCCACCACACTCAAAGGGTTTTCAAATCTGCTAGTCGGGAGAGTCTGATTTGGCACAGAATCTACTGGTTCTTGCTTTATAACCCAGAAGCTAGAGAGAAGATTTTGGAAACCATCCTGAGGTTTGAGATCGAATTTTAATGGGGTTAATTATTCTAGACTGGCCTCTGAACACATACACCAGTTAGTGAACTTACCTAGGTAGTCTAAAATCAAAGCCTCCTCCATAGGCAGTCAGTGAGGAAAGACCGCTGGAATCAGTGTGTAAGCAAACATCTACTGTGGCTAAATCCCTAAAAACCCAGAAGTCTTTCTAGGTGATTAGAAAATGGTTCCATGGCAGATGTGGCAGCTttgataagaaaagaagaaataattcagTATTCTTCCACTGCCCATTGTCTTTCTGTTTACTCCTAAGGAAAATTTTGGTTTTAAGTAATAGTGCAGATACTCTCACTGTCACAAAATTCTACCAATATGCATAAATCACAATTCCCCTTAGTACATTTCGTCAAAATTCATACCTCTCCTCGGAAGTAATCACAATTaataatgtttgttgttttaaaatgtattctagaCTTTTCCTTCCATACTGTGCTATAAAAAGTACATTGTGAGTTTTTAACATACAACATACATGGATAacagtatacatatttttttcccctcttgccATTGTCACTGAATGAAGTGAATGCAAAAATCTTTCTGTGAGAGTACGTGTAGATCCACTTTACTCTTTTAACTACTCCCTAGAATTCTAAAGTGTGTATGTGCCATAATTAATTTAACCAATCTCCTCCTGATGGACACATTAGTTGTTTCCCATTTGCTGCTATCATTTGTAGAACTGATATCAACATCATTGACCATGAATTCTTGGGCaaatatgcatattttcttaCAGGAAAGACATAGCAAAGTGTAAACCGGAttaaagtgggaaaaaaatgtgatgattgtaaatgtttattaatatttctgaaattctgtTCTAGTAAAGCTGTTCCAATTCATATCTTGCATATTAATGTATGTTGATAATCTACATTCtcataggcattttattttatcaaccTTTTAAATTTTGGTCAAACCTTGGGGCGATAATATATGATCtcactgttattttaatttccCTGTTTTCTAAGTAGGTTGAGCAGAAAATTAACTTAATCCCTCATCCATAGATAGTGGAATTCCTTTAGTGATGTCTTGGGTACCAGGATTTTCCTGGGCATGcttcaaaattctgaaatatCAATAAGATACTTCCCTTTACTTTGAGGAGGAAAGATTTGGTCAGAATCACCGGGTGCTAGGGAATGGGTCTATACAGGATACTCTCAGCTAGTGAGGAACATCAGGAAGACCTGGGGAGAGAGAACATCAAGTTTATAGAGCACAGGTCCCCCAAAGGCCAGGATTCCATGATATATTCTGTATATAACTGTTATACCATTGTTGTCAATATTGTAGATGTGGGACCTCTTATTCCAACTTAAGCCTTCCCCATAAATCAAATATCTGACTTGAAGGCGGAGAAGTCTGGGTGGGGGAACTGCAAGCCAATTGTCTTGTCTATTCAGCGCTCCTTCATCCCATTCAGGCCTGAGGTCACTTAGACCACACATCACTGGGGTTCCCTAAGCACTATTGGGAAAGCTTGGTGCTAGAAGACTCTTCCTCAAACATTAACTTGACATTCCTGCACAAGCATCTACCTGTGTGGATTCCATTCTGCCCAATACACGGTATCCCAATTTTGTTGCTTAGCTCTCCAGCACTGCAGAAATGTGGTCACCTACCTCTGCATGCCCAGCCTACCTTGCCATCCCTTCTCTTGTTTTCAAACCCCTCATtgcccaccccactcccacctgGACACATACAGGCACATTCTGTCCTCCTATCCActcatgtcttttctattttcagcACAGGACTGACTGCCCTCTCTTGAACTCACCATCCTCATTAGTAACTTGCACAGGGCTTGCCTTCATGCTGACCCCAATCCCTGTCTCCACTCCCTTTCTAGCCCTGTTTCAAATTCTCCTATGGGAAAGAGACCTCTCCTACTCCCTTTACCTAGTATCCTTTTAACATTTAAGAGAACGGTGGGATTTCTTGTCACCTATGTCTGTTTCTTTTGAAAGTCTTCTCAGTTCATGTCCATGCATGCAATCCCTCAGCAAGTGCAGGGTGCTTGGCTAGCTTTGCTTTCATCTGTTGTTTCTGCTCCCCAACATGGCATACAATGGCTTTATCTGATGCTCACATGGCTCAATCTCACCAAATCTATTACAGATGTGCAGCTGAATTCCCGTTAATATCATAAGACAGAGGGATTCTTACACGTGTCCTAGTATTTGTTGACTTGCATAGTCACCAGGTCTTTGGGTACTAAGTGGAAAGAATTGGCCCTACTCATTGGTACTCATAATAATCAGATGCACTCAAGAAACAAGAGTATAATTCCATTTCTCTATGCCCTTCGGGCTGTTGTAATATGtttttcttctacatatggcATACATCTtagcataaaatattaatacttttggATTAAAcagtcaattatcttttaaagacatttaaatattaagtgaaaTCTTTTATACTTACCCATGTAGTTACCATTTTCAAtgctcttaatttctttatgtagatccagATTTCCATCTGGTATGATTTTCCTTTTGCCTGAGgaattcctttaacatttcttttattgcACATCTATTGGTGATTAATTCTTCcatgttttgtatttctgaaaACTTTTCTTATTTCATCTTCGTTTTTGATGAAATTTTCATTCAGTATAGAATCCTggttaacttttcttttctttcagtgctttCTTTCAAGATGTTCCTTCATTCTCAACCCCTATTTTCTACAAGAAATCTGTTGTCTTTGCATATTTGTTCCATTGTACATCAAGTCTTTTTCTCTGACTAggagtatgtttaattttatgagaaactgctgaaACAATTCTCAAAATTGTTGCAACACTCACACAAATTATCAGTGTTTTGGTCGTTTCACACCTTTACTAACATTTTATGCCATCAATCTtctaaattttagccattctaataggtgaaTGCTCTTGTCtacttttggttttaatttgaacGTTCCTGATGTGCTTGAATACTTTCTCAAGGGCTTATATGCCctgtatttatctttcttttctgaagtgcctattcaaatattttgcctatttttactaattttattttttattattgttgtttacaTATTCTCCATATAAGTATTTTGTCAGATACAGGTATTATCCATATCATATTTAAGTCTGTAgctttcttattaattttcttaattatatgttttattgagcagatttttataattttgtttaattgtgttttatcattttttgttttattgttaatattttatggcTTTTGTTTAAGAAATCATTGACTACTCTCAGCACATAAAAATATTCTGCTATTTTGTATTTGAGAAGCTTTAATTTTAGCTGTTGGTTTTAAGTCTATGATGCaacacaaattaatttttgtattgagtTAGATAATGGCCAAGGTTCATGTTCATCAAGTTGTTCTACCACAATTCATTGGAAAGATTTTCATTTTCCCGTTAAATTTATTTGCTAATTTGATTGAATTTTTTTAGTAGTAGGAAAATTTAATTCACCGCTGTCAACCACGACCGAGCAAATAGACTAAAAATAAGAGCATGAAGGATCTGAAGAACAGAATTAATAAGGTTGATGTAATAATCACATACTGAACTTCATTATAATAGAGAATGCACAAGCTTTTAATTAGATCCATGgtacaattatatattataaaggtcaaaaagaaaatcacaataaattaacaaaaaattaaataatatgatcCACAGTATTGGACCACACATTTTCAGCATAAATAGAATCAAAATGAAGATTAACTAgttggaaaagacaaaattaatggataatataaatttgattttatttctggattctctattttgatatattttcctgtctttagGATAATCGCTGATTTGATTACTGTATCTTTATTGTGAATATTGAAGTCAAATGGCATAAgtatgctaattttttttcctttttcaggacTCATGGCTATTTCCTTTAACTGTCCTTTAAATGtaacatacacattttagaatcagcttattgACTTCTATAAGAAAATCCAGCCATGATTTTGGTAAGAATTATTTTCTATCAGTGGAATAATTTTGCTGCTTCTTGTAGTTTCAATTTATGTACTGAAATCATTTAGCTGTTTCTTCAGAAATCAAAAATGAACACATGTGTAAtagatgttttaaagtatttgtctactatttctgtcatctctgatttttctcCTAATTACAAGTTGTCTTTTCCCTCTTGTCAGCAACATTTTCATAGTTCTTTGCacacctagttttttttttattgtatactGGACTTTATGGATGCTAAATTGTGATTGACTGTATCTTgttattttccttaataaaattACTAAGAAAGCAGTTAGTTCATTTGCATATCATGCTACTCTTTTCTGGGCCCATTTTAAAGCTTTGCTAGGGATGGTCTACGGTAGCCATCACTCTTGGACTACATTCGGCCTATTTTTATGACTGAGACTTTTTGGAAGCTCTACTCACTTGCTTTGCATTCTCAAAGAGGACTCCCCACTCTGTGTATTTACTATCAAAATATCCCAGCCATGTTTGTGTTCCAGTAGTTGTTCAGCTCACTGATctctagaattatttttttattccccTAGTAGTTGCTCTTTGCCCTAATTCATGGAGTCCTGCCCTTCACATAAGCAATTTAGTGTTCAGTGAAAGACCAAAGAGGGCCATTCTGCAGATTTCTGAAGCATTAATTATACATAGCTCATTTTTCTCTAACAACTTGCCCTGCAAATTCCAACAGTCTGACTATTCCCAAATTCTGATCACTGTGTCATCAGTTCAGTAAGTCCATTGTGTTCTGTTTTGGTTAATCCTCCTTGCACCACAATTTAGATATTGTCTCCAAGCAAAAATCCAGGGTTATCTggaggcttatttcacttagtttccttttttttttttttttttttttgaggcggagtctggctctcttgcccaggctggagtgcagtggccggatctcagctcacagcaagctccgcctcccgggttcacgccattctcctgcctcagcctcccgagtagctgggaccacaggcgcccgccacctcgcccggctagttttttgtattttttagtagagacggggtttcactgtgttagccaggatggtctcgatctcctaacctcgtgatccgcccgtcttggcctcccaaagttctgggattacaggcttgagccaccgcgccaggccttaGTTTCCTTTTTTCAGGAATCATAATTCTTTGCTGTTTTCCAATGTGTGAAAACAGTTACTTCATATATATTGCCTATTTTTATAGTCATTTATAGCAACTAGAAGTGGACATTCTGAATTTGTTTTAtaatagcaaattttaaaagatttaatgcTAACTACTTTTAggcttacagaaaagttgcaaaaatagaaCATAAAGTTTCAATATATCCCTTGCTTAGCTTCTTCCAGCATTCACATCTTAAACAACCATGGCATTACCATAACCAGAAAATTTACATTGTCATAACAGCATTAACCAAATTAACTGTCTCATtcatgttgggaacaggccctcaaagctggccataaactggccccaaaattggccataaacaaaatctctgcagcactgtaacatgttcgtgatggccatgacGCCCACCCTGGAAGGTTGCcagtttaccggaatgagggcaaggaacacctggcccacctagggtggaaaactgcttaaggtgttcttaaaccacaaacaatagcatcaGCGATCTGCGCCTTAAGGaaatgttcctgctgcagataactagccagatccaaccctttatttcagcccatccctttgtttcccataaggaatacttttagttaatctataatctatagaaacaatgcttatcactgacttgctgttaataaacatgtgggtaaatctctgttcaaggctctcagctctgaaggctgtgagacccctgatttcccactccacacacTATATTTCTGTTTgcgtgtctttaattcctctagcaccactgggttagggtctccatgacCGAGCTGGTCTCGCCACCTTCAAACATCACCATTTTTTCCACTAATGTTCTTTTAAGAGTCTCAATAAAGATCCcatattgcatttatttattttcccctgGATTTCTACAATCTGCAGCAGTTCCTCagcctttccttatttttcatgaCCCTGATAGCCCTAAAGAGTATTGATTAGTTATCTGGCTGAATGTCCATCAATTTGTGCCTTGTACATTCTCAGTGTTAGACTAGGGGTCTTACATCCTTGAAAAGAGAATCATGGAAATGGTGCCATGTCTTTCTCAGTGCTCCATATTACAGCGTTCATGATGTCAATGTGTCTTATTACTGGTGATATTGACCTTGTTCTTCTCATCTACGTGGTCTCTCCTGGAAATTTCAACTgtaaaactataattattttttctatagtGACCAAATATCTCAGGAGAAATACTTTGAGGCTATACAAATATCTTCTCCCCCAAAACCCTTGCCCACTTATTCTAGCACCCTTCAATGGATCACATATGCAATCATCACCACTGTGATATCTGCCTAGTGAtaatttctatttccttcttcctttatgcatttattaattGCAATTTCACTACAAGGAAAACCTGTCATATCTCTTCCATatacttatttaattaattatttatttatcatcatcattgttttataaatatttatattattctttggGTTATTATCTGACACTGTCATTagttattttgttgctcaaagcTTTGGTCATTAGGAGCTCCTTCAGATTGACTTCTGTGCTCTTTCAACAACTTCCTCCCATATTTTTTGAGAACTTTCACTTTTCTGGTACCATAAGATGTTTCAAGCTCCTTTTGATTTCCTCTACCCCTGCCCTGGAATGAATCACTTTTCCAAGGATCCCTGATTCTTTAATAGAGGCATGGTGCTTAGAAACCAACATCTGGGCACCAGGTATGCTAATTACTACAGAAGCATTATTGCTTCTAGGCTTCTCAGCAGACAGGactagtaaatatttgtgtattagCCTATGTGCAcacatatctatttttatatacctgtgtatgtatatgcataatgAGTTCATACTGACACCTCAGATTCCAATTCAACATCACAAggatcattttagtttttttcctttctttatttgtaattgccTTCTACAACAGTAAGGCACCCAGTTTTTATTATCTActacatatttacttatttgttcaatTCTAGTACACACAAATTCGTTTCAGGATGTCTTACCCCAATACCCCCATAAGAAAAGCATTTACTGACTAGATAACAGCATTTGTGCACAATTCTTTTCGTCTATATTCTTACAGTATTCAGTCAACTTCCCATTTTCCAAAGTTATTTAGGTTAGTTCTTTTCCCTCCTGCATTCAGTATGGttatgtttttcacttttattacaGGTATTTTCATTTGTTAGTGTTGGGATGACATATTGGATTTCCCCCACATTCTAATTGG
The sequence above is drawn from the Theropithecus gelada isolate Dixy chromosome X, Tgel_1.0, whole genome shotgun sequence genome and encodes:
- the LOC112615153 gene encoding LOW QUALITY PROTEIN: melanoma-associated antigen B10-like (The sequence of the model RefSeq protein was modified relative to this genomic sequence to represent the inferred CDS: substituted 1 base at 1 genomic stop codon) → MTRVQKMCPDRKTSVSEEHQENRGLEQFSEPMRDKLNQVQRTQGREWSGICIQSSAWDSNGTRRSKEERHDSEEERPSTSSPPLYGVNRQSAESQDEEKTSTSQAPPTTDLLSTTPLDQKAMLLVQFLLHKYNMKEPTTKHDMLKYVIKKEKAHFHEILKKASELMVLAFGIVVKEVDPTRHYYALINKLNRSCDARLSDEELMPKTGLLMTILCVTFMKGNCATEEDILQVLKVMGIDARKNHYFYGEPKKLITQDFIKERYLERQQVLNSNPVWYEFLWGPRAHAETGKMRALEFLAKIHDTVPSSFPSLYEEALXEEEERVRGRFAAMPPTSAPASARYRVNSSSFTLREV